Proteins encoded together in one Orrella marina window:
- the rfaD gene encoding ADP-glyceromanno-heptose 6-epimerase has translation MIIVTGAAGFIGSNLVRGLNARGYRNILAVDDLTDGDKFVNLVGCQVADYLHKDEFRRLVTENALSKVEAVFHQGACSDTTERNGQYMMDNNYRVTRELFEWAQSRRVPFIYASSAAVYGAGPNYVEALANEKPLNVYGYSKFLFDQVVRGRSDRLAAQAVGLRYFNVYGPHEQHKGRMASVAFHNMNQFLTSGSVRLFAGWDGYDDGGQMRDFISVDDVVSVNLHFLEHPEINGIFNCGTGRAQPFNDVASSVVNTLRELRGQEKLSLGDLVNEGLIQYVPFPDDLKGRYQSYTQADMSALRASGYTAEFKSVQSGVADYIRYQVSNGHLMLDSAA, from the coding sequence ATGATTATCGTGACTGGGGCAGCGGGGTTTATCGGGTCCAATCTGGTACGGGGACTCAATGCCCGCGGGTACAGAAATATTCTGGCGGTCGACGACCTGACGGACGGAGACAAGTTTGTGAATCTGGTTGGCTGTCAGGTGGCAGATTACCTTCACAAGGACGAGTTTCGACGTCTCGTCACTGAGAATGCACTGAGTAAGGTAGAGGCTGTCTTCCACCAGGGAGCGTGCTCGGATACGACGGAGCGCAACGGTCAATACATGATGGACAACAACTACCGCGTCACCCGCGAGTTGTTCGAATGGGCTCAGTCGCGGCGAGTCCCTTTCATTTATGCATCGTCTGCAGCTGTCTATGGCGCCGGACCGAACTATGTCGAGGCGCTGGCCAATGAGAAGCCACTGAACGTCTATGGATATTCAAAATTCCTGTTTGATCAGGTCGTTCGCGGTCGGTCCGACAGGCTCGCAGCGCAGGCTGTCGGACTACGATACTTTAATGTGTATGGGCCGCACGAGCAGCATAAGGGTCGGATGGCTTCTGTGGCGTTCCACAATATGAACCAGTTTCTGACCTCTGGTAGTGTCAGATTGTTTGCTGGCTGGGATGGATACGATGACGGTGGACAGATGCGGGACTTCATTTCAGTTGATGATGTCGTATCGGTCAATCTGCATTTTCTGGAACACCCGGAAATCAACGGGATCTTCAATTGCGGGACAGGGCGTGCCCAGCCTTTCAATGACGTGGCGTCTTCGGTGGTGAATACCCTGAGAGAGTTGAGGGGGCAGGAAAAGCTATCGCTAGGCGATCTGGTGAACGAGGGCTTGATCCAGTACGTTCCTTTTCCTGACGATCTCAAAGGACGTTACCAGAGCTACACCCAGGCAGACATGAGTGCCTTGAGGGCAAGCGGATACACAGCAGAATTCAAAAGCGTACAGTCAGGTGTTGCGGACTACATTCGGTACCAGGTCAGCAATGGACATCTGATGCTCGATTCTGCAGCATGA
- the lapB gene encoding lipopolysaccharide assembly protein LapB — translation MDFESWWLIFMPLLFGLGWLAARFDLRHMLNESRNLPDSYFRGLNFLLNEQPDRAIDAFVEVAKLDPETTELHFALGSLFRRRGEMERAIRVHQSLLSRSDLPARDREHALHEIAQDFLKAGMLDRAEMAYKELQDTAFNEQAVRALVRIYESEHDWPRAIEAVSKLGRLTGEPIAQSVHYHCEMAEIALSSNPPGLDDAMGAIRLAEQAVKSEQTPTSASKARILMILAEIAGRNGDTKAQRKSLLEILSDAPEYASLVAESLEASFQRTGECELLLNRLLEHYRKFPSLDLASVVFRMLHHLHGSQAAWEFMRSALTSHPSLLALDRALGVEAKQDGAVAVSKGEDFSLEPALVHQLVNRHTKRLDRYACRVCGFQARQYYWQCPGCHGWETYPPRRLEELSSLTSP, via the coding sequence ATGGACTTTGAATCCTGGTGGCTTATTTTCATGCCGCTGTTATTCGGATTGGGCTGGCTTGCAGCCCGGTTCGACTTGCGTCATATGCTCAATGAAAGCAGAAACCTGCCTGATTCATATTTCAGAGGATTGAACTTTCTTTTAAACGAGCAACCGGACAGGGCAATTGACGCTTTCGTCGAGGTTGCGAAGCTTGACCCTGAGACGACTGAGTTGCACTTTGCGCTTGGTAGCTTGTTCCGCAGACGCGGTGAGATGGAACGGGCGATTCGAGTTCATCAAAGTCTGTTGTCTCGCTCTGATCTGCCTGCTCGTGACCGTGAACACGCCCTTCACGAGATTGCACAGGACTTTCTGAAAGCTGGCATGCTTGACAGGGCAGAAATGGCGTACAAGGAGTTACAGGACACAGCCTTTAACGAACAGGCAGTCAGGGCGCTCGTGCGTATCTATGAGTCCGAGCATGACTGGCCCCGGGCGATCGAGGCGGTCAGTAAACTTGGAAGACTGACGGGCGAACCGATTGCCCAGAGTGTTCACTATCACTGCGAAATGGCCGAGATTGCTTTAAGCAGTAATCCACCTGGTCTGGACGATGCGATGGGAGCTATCCGTCTGGCCGAGCAGGCTGTAAAGTCCGAACAGACGCCGACCAGTGCATCGAAAGCCCGGATACTCATGATTCTGGCAGAGATCGCCGGAAGAAACGGTGACACGAAAGCGCAACGCAAATCTTTGCTCGAAATCCTCAGTGATGCCCCCGAGTATGCCAGTCTGGTGGCGGAAAGCCTTGAAGCCAGTTTTCAGCGGACCGGTGAGTGTGAGCTACTGCTGAACCGGTTGCTTGAACACTATCGCAAATTTCCATCTCTGGACCTTGCCAGCGTCGTGTTCAGAATGTTGCATCATCTGCACGGAAGCCAGGCCGCCTGGGAGTTCATGCGTTCGGCGCTGACAAGTCATCCAAGTTTGCTGGCACTGGATCGCGCCCTCGGGGTCGAAGCAAAGCAGGACGGTGCTGTGGCTGTCAGCAAGGGTGAGGATTTTTCTCTTGAACCCGCGCTCGTACATCAGCTTGTCAATCGACACACCAAAAGACTGGACAGATACGCATGCCGTGTGTGCGGTTTTCAGGCACGCCAGTATTATTGGCAGTGTCCGGGATGTCATGGCTGGGAAACATACCCTCCTCGACGGCTTGAAGAGTTGTCTTCACTCACTTCACCTTAA
- a CDS encoding transposase produces MTELHSAVNPPTSRRRYSAQFKSDAVQACLAPGAVIAHVARQLGINYKMLGHWVNRHRRQLAQDKPAFVLWSPSEREPIPDQALSSPPQMHREPIRVSCSRGNQQVRIEWPVSDGQQCAEFLREWLR; encoded by the coding sequence ATGACCGAGCTCCACTCTGCGGTGAACCCACCAACGTCGCGTCGCCGATATAGCGCGCAATTCAAATCCGATGCTGTCCAGGCCTGTCTGGCTCCCGGTGCGGTCATCGCCCACGTCGCCAGGCAACTCGGCATCAACTACAAGATGCTCGGTCACTGGGTCAATCGCCACCGACGGCAGTTGGCGCAGGACAAGCCCGCGTTTGTCCTCTGGTCACCTTCAGAGCGCGAGCCGATCCCGGATCAGGCTTTGAGTTCGCCGCCACAAATGCATCGTGAGCCTATTCGTGTGAGTTGCTCACGTGGCAATCAACAAGTGAGGATCGAATGGCCGGTGAGTGATGGCCAGCAATGTGCCGAGTTCTTGCGGGAGTGGCTGCGATGA
- a CDS encoding prephenate dehydrogenase produces MAQELKIGTLAVIGVGLIGGSFALGLRKAGVVERVLGVGRRPETLEQARELGIIDEAVSSRQAAEQADLIMVAAPVCAFESVFRELADHLSDRVVITDGGSTKGNVVSAARATLGNRIGQFVPAHPMAGSHMFGPQAAYADLYRNRNVIVCPLEENAQDTVSYVESAWRTCGARLHRLDVHQHDEVVAAISHLPHWLASLYVLQVARDVNADVDFKMAGAGFADFSRIAQGSEEMWRDIFVANRPAMLHQIDSLHALLSEAKDALAKGDFDWIEQMLRESAERRRQWEQERS; encoded by the coding sequence ATGGCGCAGGAACTGAAGATAGGAACTCTTGCGGTCATAGGCGTGGGTCTTATCGGCGGATCGTTTGCCCTTGGACTCAGAAAGGCTGGTGTCGTGGAGCGGGTACTTGGAGTGGGACGAAGGCCCGAAACACTTGAGCAGGCCAGAGAACTTGGAATCATCGATGAGGCCGTTTCATCGAGACAGGCAGCCGAGCAGGCTGACCTGATCATGGTGGCTGCACCCGTTTGTGCGTTTGAGTCAGTGTTCCGGGAACTTGCAGATCACTTGTCTGATCGTGTCGTCATCACAGACGGTGGCAGTACGAAGGGAAATGTTGTGTCAGCTGCCCGGGCAACGCTGGGAAACCGGATAGGGCAGTTTGTTCCGGCACATCCCATGGCTGGTTCTCACATGTTCGGACCACAGGCGGCGTACGCCGACCTTTACCGGAATCGTAATGTGATTGTGTGCCCTCTCGAGGAGAATGCACAAGATACCGTCAGTTACGTTGAGTCAGCCTGGCGAACCTGTGGTGCCCGATTGCATCGGCTGGATGTGCATCAACACGACGAGGTCGTTGCAGCGATCAGTCATCTGCCTCATTGGCTTGCCAGCCTTTATGTTCTGCAAGTTGCGCGTGACGTGAACGCGGATGTTGACTTCAAGATGGCGGGTGCAGGTTTTGCTGATTTTTCACGGATCGCTCAGGGTTCGGAGGAAATGTGGCGTGATATTTTTGTCGCCAATCGGCCGGCGATGCTGCATCAGATTGACAGTTTGCACGCACTCTTGTCCGAGGCAAAAGATGCTCTCGCGAAGGGAGATTTTGACTGGATCGAGCAAATGTTACGTGAGAGTGCAGAGCGCCGACGCCAGTGGGAGCAGGAGAGGTCATGA
- the rfaE1 gene encoding D-glycero-beta-D-manno-heptose-7-phosphate kinase produces the protein MNKFPREQIREARILVVGDIMLDRYWFGEVERISPEAPVPVVHVARREDRLGGAANVARNARALGAQVTLIGIVGRDEAGEKVQKLLDEDGVTHALVEDDSFPTIVKMRVIARQQQMVRVDFEQAPTSDCVARLNQIARAQLDSADVLILSDYAKGALGRVQELIVAAQEAGVLVLVDPKGSDYTRYRGAGLVTPNRLEMQQAVGSWTDEDELERKAQALRKLLSLEALLVTRSEQGMTLFTEDSRDHVDALAHEVFDVSGAGDTVLATLAVMKAVGASWDTAMRWANRAGGIVVGKLGTSTVTAEEME, from the coding sequence ATGAACAAGTTTCCGCGTGAACAGATCCGTGAAGCACGCATTCTGGTCGTGGGTGACATCATGCTGGACCGATATTGGTTCGGAGAAGTTGAACGGATCTCACCCGAGGCACCTGTTCCGGTTGTGCATGTCGCACGTAGAGAGGACCGCCTGGGAGGCGCAGCAAACGTAGCAAGAAACGCGCGCGCACTGGGTGCTCAAGTCACGCTGATCGGAATTGTTGGTCGTGATGAGGCTGGTGAAAAAGTTCAGAAGCTGTTGGACGAGGATGGAGTCACTCATGCGCTGGTCGAGGACGACTCGTTTCCAACCATCGTCAAGATGCGGGTCATCGCCCGTCAGCAGCAGATGGTCCGGGTGGATTTTGAGCAGGCACCAACATCAGATTGTGTTGCCAGATTGAATCAGATTGCGAGGGCCCAACTTGACAGTGCAGATGTTCTGATTCTGTCTGACTATGCAAAAGGCGCCCTTGGTCGAGTGCAGGAACTTATCGTTGCAGCTCAGGAGGCCGGTGTGCTCGTGCTTGTCGATCCCAAAGGATCGGATTACACACGTTATCGTGGTGCTGGCCTTGTCACACCAAATCGACTCGAGATGCAGCAGGCGGTCGGTTCCTGGACTGATGAGGATGAGCTTGAGAGAAAGGCGCAGGCGCTCAGAAAATTGCTCTCGCTTGAAGCTTTGCTCGTCACACGCTCCGAACAAGGCATGACGCTCTTTACAGAGGATAGTAGAGATCATGTCGACGCGCTGGCGCACGAAGTCTTCGATGTGTCGGGAGCGGGTGACACCGTGCTGGCGACCCTTGCTGTGATGAAGGCGGTAGGCGCATCCTGGGACACAGCCATGCGATGGGCCAACCGCGCAGGAGGCATCGTAGTCGGCAAATTAGGAACATCGACCGTTACAGCGGAGGAAATGGAATGA
- the tnpC gene encoding IS66 family transposase: protein MTDTTALEHLDEQALRRLAQELMSTVGAQSQVLAEHERVLRERDQLINEKDLKIARLTQEIAVYRRWRFDKRSEAFKGAQRSLFDEDIDADLAAMQAELAALLPKNDKPAAPKDKPRRNTFPPELPRTEFHHEPETTTCGCGCALKRIGEDVSEKLDYTPGVFTVERHIRGKWACAACQTLTQAPVPPHIIDKGIPTPGLLAHVMVAKYQDHLPLYRQERIFGRAGLEIPRSTLSQWVGVCGVRLQPLVDALRQCMLKLPVLHADETHVPMLKPGSGKTHRSFIWTYVSGRFEQLKAVIYEFHDNRGKVNPESFLAGWKGQLVCDAYGGYHGLMAEGVTHIGCMAHARRYFFDLHKATGSDVADQALVIIRELYNIERDCKDLDTQARWRIRQTRSKPIMERYRAWLVSQRLLATDGTQLAKAIDYSLKHWPALVRYLEDGQLPIDNNSAESEIRPVAVGRSNWQFAGSLRAGKRAAAVMSLIQSARLNGHDPYVYLKDIFTRLPTHPNSRIEELLPHNWTAPTV, encoded by the coding sequence ATCACTGACACCACCGCATTGGAGCACTTGGACGAGCAGGCCCTCAGGCGCCTGGCGCAAGAACTCATGTCGACTGTCGGTGCACAATCCCAGGTGCTGGCCGAGCACGAACGGGTACTGCGTGAGCGTGATCAGTTGATCAACGAGAAGGATCTCAAGATCGCTCGCCTCACCCAGGAGATTGCAGTGTATCGACGCTGGCGCTTTGACAAGCGCAGCGAAGCCTTCAAGGGCGCGCAACGCAGCCTGTTTGACGAAGACATCGATGCGGACCTGGCTGCCATGCAGGCTGAACTGGCCGCTTTGTTGCCCAAGAACGACAAACCGGCTGCACCCAAGGACAAACCCAGGCGCAACACATTTCCGCCGGAACTGCCTCGCACCGAGTTCCATCACGAGCCTGAGACCACCACCTGTGGATGTGGCTGTGCGCTCAAGCGTATTGGCGAAGATGTCAGCGAGAAGCTGGACTACACGCCGGGCGTGTTTACGGTGGAACGTCACATCCGCGGCAAGTGGGCTTGTGCCGCTTGCCAGACGCTAACCCAGGCACCGGTGCCCCCACACATCATCGACAAGGGCATCCCGACCCCCGGTCTGCTAGCCCATGTCATGGTGGCCAAGTATCAGGACCATCTGCCTTTGTACCGTCAGGAGCGCATCTTCGGACGAGCTGGCCTGGAGATTCCGCGTTCGACATTGTCGCAATGGGTCGGTGTCTGTGGTGTGCGCTTGCAACCCCTGGTTGATGCATTACGCCAGTGCATGCTAAAGCTGCCAGTGTTGCATGCCGATGAAACCCACGTGCCGATGCTCAAACCCGGTTCGGGCAAGACCCATCGCTCGTTTATCTGGACATACGTCTCGGGTCGGTTCGAGCAGCTCAAAGCTGTCATTTACGAGTTCCATGACAATCGGGGCAAAGTCAATCCCGAGTCGTTTCTGGCAGGCTGGAAAGGTCAGTTGGTTTGCGACGCCTATGGTGGTTACCACGGTCTGATGGCCGAGGGTGTGACGCACATTGGTTGCATGGCGCATGCCAGAAGATATTTCTTCGACTTGCACAAGGCAACGGGTAGTGATGTGGCTGATCAGGCGCTGGTGATCATCCGGGAGCTCTACAACATCGAACGGGATTGCAAGGATCTTGATACTCAGGCGCGATGGCGAATCAGGCAAACTCGCAGCAAACCGATCATGGAAAGATATCGTGCCTGGCTGGTATCCCAGCGACTGCTCGCAACAGATGGCACGCAGTTGGCCAAGGCGATCGACTATAGCCTGAAGCATTGGCCGGCATTGGTTCGCTATCTGGAGGACGGTCAGCTGCCGATAGACAATAATTCAGCTGAGTCCGAAATTCGTCCAGTTGCCGTGGGCCGCTCCAATTGGCAATTCGCCGGATCCTTGCGCGCAGGAAAGCGTGCCGCAGCGGTGATGAGTCTGATCCAGAGTGCTCGCCTGAACGGGCATGATCCTTACGTCTATTTGAAAGACATCTTCACGCGACTGCCCACTCATCCGAACAGTCGGATTGAAGAACTGCTGCCTCACAACTGGACCGCACCGACAGTTTGA
- the cmk gene encoding (d)CMP kinase, translating into MLSNTCAPVIALDGPTASGKGTVALRVAAVLGWHVLDSGAIYRLAALTVMNHDVVLTDLTRISDLAREMRIHFEQGRILLDGVDVTSSIRHENVGNLASELAKEPVLRQGLLERQRAFRTWPGLVADGRDMGTVVFPDAPLKIFLLADVDARAHRRYRQLVEKGESADYEIILADLKARDERDMNRLVAPLKPAEDAYVIDSSALTVEQTVERVLALWRQCPDSALL; encoded by the coding sequence ATGCTTTCGAACACCTGTGCTCCCGTTATTGCCCTGGATGGTCCGACGGCGTCAGGCAAGGGTACAGTGGCCTTGCGTGTCGCGGCGGTTCTTGGTTGGCATGTGTTAGACAGCGGGGCAATCTACCGTCTCGCTGCGCTGACTGTGATGAACCATGATGTCGTACTCACGGACTTGACTCGAATCAGCGATCTCGCCAGGGAGATGCGTATCCATTTTGAACAGGGTCGGATATTGCTCGATGGTGTTGATGTCACTTCCAGTATTCGTCATGAGAATGTTGGCAATCTGGCATCAGAGCTAGCCAAGGAGCCCGTCTTGAGGCAGGGGCTGCTGGAGCGACAAAGAGCGTTTCGCACCTGGCCTGGCCTGGTCGCTGACGGCCGTGATATGGGAACAGTGGTGTTTCCAGATGCACCGCTCAAGATATTTCTCTTGGCTGATGTCGATGCCAGGGCGCACAGGCGTTACCGCCAGTTGGTCGAGAAAGGTGAATCGGCCGACTACGAAATCATCCTCGCTGACCTGAAGGCACGGGATGAGCGTGACATGAACCGGTTGGTGGCTCCGCTCAAACCTGCTGAGGATGCATATGTCATCGACTCATCAGCGCTGACGGTCGAGCAAACGGTCGAGCGTGTTCTGGCGCTGTGGCGTCAATGTCCTGACTCGGCTCTGTTGTAA
- a CDS encoding integration host factor subunit beta — protein sequence MTKSELITALAESHPQLSAADADIAVKTIIDAMVRSLANGQRIEIRGFGSFSLSERAPRVGRNPKTGEQVLVPGKKVPHFKAGKQLREQVDSSLQR from the coding sequence GTGACAAAATCGGAACTGATCACGGCACTCGCGGAGAGTCATCCACAACTCTCCGCGGCAGATGCCGACATCGCTGTCAAGACGATCATCGATGCGATGGTTCGTTCGCTCGCGAATGGGCAACGTATCGAGATTCGGGGTTTTGGGAGTTTTTCCCTCTCGGAGCGCGCTCCGAGAGTTGGACGTAATCCCAAGACAGGCGAGCAGGTATTGGTGCCAGGTAAAAAAGTGCCGCACTTCAAGGCGGGTAAGCAGTTGCGCGAGCAGGTAGATAGTTCGCTTCAGCGCTGA
- the rpsA gene encoding 30S ribosomal protein S1, which produces MSTQPIIENLTGGESFADLFAESIKDQDMKSGEVISAEVIRVDHNFVVVNAGLKSEALIPLEEFLNDQGELEVSEGDFVSVAIDSLENGYGDTILSRDRAKRLSAWLSLEQALENNELVSGTITGKVKGGLTVMTNGIRAFLPGSLVDTRPVKDTTPYEGKTLEFKVIKLDRKRNNVVLSRRAVLEANMGEERQKLLETLEEGIVIKGIVKNITDYGAFVDLGGIDGLLHITDMAWRRVRHPSEVLSVGQEIEAKVLKFDQEKSRVSLGVKQLGEDPWIGLSRRYPQGTRLFGKVTNLTDYGSFVEVEAGIEGLVHVSEMDWTNKNVDPRKVVTLGEEVEVMVLEIDEDRRRISLGMKQCRPNPWEDFATNFKRGDKVSGAIKSITDFGVFVGLPGGIDGLVHLSDLSWSESGEEAVRNFKKGDEIEAVVLAIDTDKERISLGVKQLEGDPFNNFVSTHDKGAVVQGTVKAVDAKGAVVTLSVDVEGYLRASEMGAGRVDDATTVMKEGDSVDAMIVNVDRKSRSIQLSIKARDNAETAETLQRMSEAGATSGTTNLGALLKAKLDQARDGE; this is translated from the coding sequence ATGTCAACTCAACCCATTATCGAGAACTTGACAGGCGGCGAAAGTTTCGCAGACCTGTTTGCTGAAAGCATTAAAGACCAGGATATGAAATCAGGCGAGGTGATCTCGGCTGAAGTCATCCGCGTTGATCACAACTTCGTGGTTGTGAACGCGGGCCTGAAGTCAGAAGCGCTGATCCCTCTTGAAGAGTTCCTGAACGACCAGGGTGAACTCGAAGTATCTGAAGGTGATTTCGTTTCCGTCGCGATTGACTCGCTTGAAAACGGCTACGGAGATACCATTCTTTCGCGTGATCGCGCCAAGCGCTTGTCAGCTTGGCTGTCGCTTGAGCAGGCTCTAGAGAACAACGAACTCGTTTCTGGAACCATCACAGGCAAGGTCAAGGGCGGCCTGACCGTGATGACCAACGGTATTCGTGCATTCCTTCCGGGTTCGCTGGTGGATACCCGTCCTGTCAAGGACACGACCCCGTACGAAGGCAAGACGCTCGAGTTCAAGGTTATCAAGCTTGATCGCAAGCGCAACAACGTCGTCTTGTCACGTCGTGCAGTGCTTGAAGCGAACATGGGTGAGGAGCGTCAGAAGCTTCTCGAGACGCTGGAAGAGGGTATCGTCATCAAGGGTATCGTCAAGAACATCACCGATTACGGTGCGTTCGTAGACCTTGGTGGTATCGATGGCTTGTTGCACATTACCGACATGGCCTGGCGCCGTGTCCGTCATCCTTCGGAAGTTCTGTCGGTTGGTCAGGAAATCGAAGCGAAAGTGCTCAAGTTCGACCAGGAAAAGAGCCGTGTCTCTCTGGGCGTGAAGCAGCTTGGCGAAGATCCATGGATCGGCCTCTCGCGTCGCTACCCACAGGGAACCCGTCTGTTCGGCAAGGTTACCAACCTGACCGATTACGGTTCATTCGTTGAAGTTGAAGCCGGTATCGAAGGTCTGGTTCACGTTTCAGAAATGGACTGGACCAACAAGAACGTGGATCCACGCAAGGTCGTGACGCTCGGAGAGGAAGTCGAGGTCATGGTTCTGGAGATCGACGAAGACCGTCGCCGCATCTCGCTGGGCATGAAGCAGTGTCGTCCCAACCCATGGGAAGACTTTGCAACCAACTTCAAGCGTGGCGACAAGGTTAGCGGTGCAATCAAGTCGATCACTGACTTTGGTGTCTTCGTTGGTCTGCCTGGCGGTATCGACGGACTGGTTCACCTGTCAGACCTCTCCTGGTCCGAATCGGGCGAAGAGGCTGTTCGTAACTTCAAGAAGGGTGACGAGATCGAAGCAGTTGTTCTCGCCATTGACACCGACAAAGAGCGTATCTCGCTTGGTGTCAAGCAACTCGAAGGCGATCCGTTTAACAATTTCGTTTCGACACATGACAAGGGCGCTGTTGTTCAGGGTACGGTCAAGGCAGTTGATGCTAAAGGTGCTGTCGTCACGCTGTCAGTGGATGTTGAAGGCTACCTGCGTGCATCCGAGATGGGTGCAGGCCGCGTAGACGATGCAACAACAGTCATGAAAGAAGGCGACAGTGTGGATGCAATGATCGTCAACGTTGACCGTAAGAGTCGCTCGATTCAATTGTCAATCAAGGCACGTGACAATGCGGAGACTGCCGAAACACTGCAGCGGATGTCTGAAGCGGGAGCAACAAGCGGAACGACGAACCTTGGTGCGTTGCTCAAGGCCAAGCTCGATCAGGCCAGAGACGGCGAATAA
- a CDS encoding LapA family protein has protein sequence MRYVVWTIRLVIFIAVLFFAFKNITPVDVIFYDGYRLADVPLIVVILLAFVAGTAFGAVLMLPGRWKRWRESGRLRKDLARASTKPGNPTGESSASVVSPTSPSGTTPL, from the coding sequence ATGAGATATGTGGTCTGGACCATTCGCCTCGTTATTTTTATAGCGGTTCTCTTTTTTGCATTCAAGAACATCACGCCGGTGGACGTAATTTTCTATGACGGATACCGTCTGGCAGATGTCCCACTGATTGTGGTCATCCTGCTGGCATTTGTAGCGGGAACTGCTTTTGGCGCAGTATTGATGTTGCCCGGAAGATGGAAACGCTGGCGTGAATCTGGCCGCTTGCGCAAGGATCTTGCGCGCGCGAGTACCAAGCCTGGCAACCCGACAGGGGAATCGTCAGCGAGCGTAGTCTCACCGACATCACCATCAGGCACAACGCCTCTTTGA
- the tnpB gene encoding IS66 family insertion sequence element accessory protein TnpB (TnpB, as the term is used for proteins encoded by IS66 family insertion elements, is considered an accessory protein, since TnpC, encoded by a neighboring gene, is a DDE family transposase.), which translates to MMRIEQYWLARDPIDMRAGMETMLGKVVSVFGAAQAHHAYLFTNRRGNRIKVLITDGFGVWVAARRLHDGGFTWTQSTGSSRLEMTQSQFDALVLGLPWQRVSKGEIVRYA; encoded by the coding sequence ATGATGCGCATCGAACAATACTGGCTCGCGCGCGACCCGATCGATATGCGCGCAGGCATGGAAACCATGCTGGGCAAGGTCGTGTCGGTGTTTGGTGCAGCCCAGGCTCATCACGCCTATTTGTTTACCAATCGACGAGGCAACCGGATCAAGGTTCTGATCACCGATGGGTTTGGGGTCTGGGTGGCCGCACGACGGTTGCATGATGGTGGGTTTACCTGGACGCAATCGACGGGTAGTAGCCGGTTGGAGATGACCCAAAGTCAGTTCGATGCACTGGTGCTCGGGCTGCCTTGGCAGCGGGTGTCGAAGGGCGAGATCGTACGCTATGCGTAG